One window of the Rhipicephalus sanguineus isolate Rsan-2018 chromosome 2, BIME_Rsan_1.4, whole genome shotgun sequence genome contains the following:
- the LOC119383411 gene encoding mucin-5AC, whose amino-acid sequence MTMWCERLVLFVVSLLLAGSCAGQWAVVKGYRVVMKADIVRDFPGMCYDVSSCSARAVNESWAIGACSRAACEMDESGILLEVHYTCPRLQNRPTLLCDIIEDKRLPFPACCPRMICQRHKKQPPPTQTQLKPFTPHVSVDKELRKIPFVLKRFLEVQNTTLLDAIILNRIKALEAAANASAAGNGTAGDATFRGPSSVDEMVEAALLTTQGPGVTTQDTTPFGTTDGAITTTSPVQTTPTESPVEVIRGTGFQSDSLQQEPRKSVTVPSVGVEDDDDLFLNDAPVVPSSEAESSTRAPETPKTTTTAKKQDEVTELTRTAAFTSDRTNKPAVTVTTETPRSEPLTEIYDETTTRSLGLTVPESIFGITSLPSTELPAETTPAPPATTETNQQTTIKEERGDAGKKSGNLPTILRSLVDNVFDYYDYIDYYVPGQKRNLTQLAQERPGDRRRIPESMMALVKEQLSKQKDKNETTLFVEDLQADQPAPKNSPESTTPDPDNQEFQKELVTKMAMDIPRVTKQDVQDTTTAAFARTETATQEVARTDVASTTAATATEATGTTTTNKQIADTTTESSTDATTQPTGRDATLTLVKSIATQSRAKVNLAIENLSSEIPEDRTTTGVPASTVTSAIPKSTLTPTTPGRTTTVPTTLSTPASTQEVTTAAVTTTRTTGAPETSRRPETTQSATRSYQNAVETEAVFVGTTNADVAGTTSAVATTPAPRGTETSTTPPTTITQQTTTTTTTTRNVETTRPSTSTKTAGTTTTGTRQPQTVTTTTGSRTSSDITETSPQVQTTIQTQPLLSGRNDTIPLLTSPEPATSSATAPATPTTPPSTSTRTLEKALGDAPNTVRANALQKDGAQQQRSGNSTIKGQPTPPTNNNDVEYIDYVYYYDYIDTPDNSTANGTASTNSTGTRLTKLQRAAK is encoded by the exons ACTTTCCGGGCATGTGCTACGACGTGAGTAGTTGCTCGGCGAGGGCAGTGAACGAGAGCTGGGCCATCGGTGCGTGCAGCAGGGCGGCGTGCGAGATGGACGAATCCGGCATCCTGCTCGAAGTGCACTACAC GTGCCCGCGGCTGCAGAACCGACCGACGCTTCTGTGCGACATCATCGAAGACAAGCGTCTACCGTTCCCGGCATGCTGCCCGCGCATGATCTGCCAGCGCCACAAGAAGCAGCCACCGCCAACGCAGACGCAACTCAAGCCCTTCACGCCGCACGTCAGCGTCGACAAGGAGCTGCGCAAGATACCTTTCGTCCTCAAGAG GTTCCTAGAGGTCCAGAACACTACGCTGCTGGACGCCATTATCCTTAACCGCATCAAGGCGCTTGAAGCCGCTGCCAACGCAAGCGCTGCCGGGAACGGAACGGCGGGTGACGCTACCTTCCGTGGGCCTTCGAGCGTGGATGAAATGGTGGAGGCAGCTCTGCTAACTACGCAGGGTCCTGGCGTCACGACACAGGACACCACGCCTTTCGGAACCACAGATGGCGCCATCACAACGACGTCGCCTGTGCAGACAACACCAACCGAGTCCCCAGTCGAGGTCATACGTGGTACTGGCTTCCAGAGTGACTCATTGCAACAAGAGCCGCGAAAGAGTGTGACAGTGCCATCTGTCGGCGTAGAAGATGACGACGACCTTTTCCTGAACGACGCACCCGTGGTTCCATCGTCGGAAGCAGAATCATCCACAAGAGCTCCAGAGACTCCCAAGACGACCACCACAGCGAAGAAGCAAGACGAGGTCACCGAACTTACAAGGACAGCCGCATTCACATCTGACCGCACAAACAAGCCTGCAGTGACTGTCACGACCGAGACGCCCAGAAGTGAACCACTGACGGAGATCTACGATGAAACGACGACCAGATCGCTCGGTCTTACTGTCCCCGAGTCCATCTTTGGTATCACATCATTGCCTTCGACGGAGCTGCCAGCTGAAACTACGCCTGCTCCCCCGGCGACAACCGAAACGAACCAACAAACCACGATAAAAGAGGAGCGAGGTGACGCCGGAAAGAAGAGCGGCAACTTGCCAACAATTCTCAGGTCCCTAGTAGACAACGTGTTCGACTACTACGACTATATTGACTACTACGTTCCCGGTCAAAAGCGCAACCTAACACAGCTGGCTCAAGAAAGGCCTGGAGACCGGAGAAGGATCCCAGAGTCTATGATGGCACTGGTCAAGGAGCAGCTGAGCAAGCAGAAAGACAAGAACGAGACGACGCTATTTGTCGAGGACCTTCAGGCGGATCAGCCCGCACCAAAGAACAGCCCAGAATCGACCACGCCAGACCCGGACAACCAAGAGTTCCAGAAAGAACTAGTCACCAAGATGGCCATGGACATTCCGCGTGTGACGAAGCAAGACGTTCAGGACACGACGACCGCCGCATTCGCTAGAACGGAGACTGCGACGCAAGAAGTAGCACGCACGGACGTCGCATCCACCACTGCAGCTACGGCCACCGAAGCGACCGGCACAACTACAACGAACAAACAGATTGCTGATACAACAACAGAGAGCAGCACAGACGCGACGACCCAACCGACGGGAAGGGATGCAACTCTTACGCTGGTAAAAAGTATCGCAACACAGTCGCGAGCTAAAGTGAACCTCGCAATTGAAAATCTTTCATCCGAGATACCCGAAGACAGGACGACGACTGGTGTTCCCGCATCGACGGTCACATCGGCAATACCGAAGTCTACCTTGACGCCAACAACGCCGGGTAGGACCACAACTGTCCCAACCACGCTGTCTACGCCAGCCTCAACTCAAGAGGTGACGACGGCGGCTGTCACAACGACAAGGACAACGGGCGCGCCGGAAACTTCCCGCCGACCAGAGACAACGCAGTCTGCGACTCGCTCTTACCAAAACGCAGTAGAGACCGAGGCCGTCTTCGTCGGCACGACCAACGCTGATGTTGCTGGAACCACGTCCGCAGTGGCAACGACGCCTGCACCCAGAGGAACAGAGACGTCTACAACACCGCCAACGACTATCACTCaacagacgacgacgacgacgacgacgacgagaaatgTTGAAACGACAAGACCCAGCACGTCCACGAAAACCGCTGGAACGACAACAACTGGTACCCGCCAACCGCAGACCGTGACGACGACGACAGGATCGAGGACAAGTTCGGATATCACCGAGACGAGCCCGCAGGTGCAAACAACGATTCAAACACAGCCACTTCTGTCCGGACGCAACGACACTATCCCTCTGCTCACGAGTCCCGAGCCCGCTACTTCTAGCGCCACAGCGCCAGCAACACCTACCACACCGCCTTCAACGTCAACTAGGACTTTGGAGAAGGCTCTCGGTGACGCCCCGAACACGGTGCGGGCGAACGCTCTGCAAAAGGATGGCGCACAGCAGCAAAGGTCCGGTAACTCCACGATCAAAGGCCAGCCCACGCCGCCGACCAACAACAACGACGTAGAGTACATCGACTATGTCTATTACTACGACTACATCGACACTCCCGACAACTCGACGGCTAACGGTACCGCCTCCACAAATAGCACGGGAACCCGACTGACCAAACTGCAAAGGGCCGCAAAATGA